In Pempheris klunzingeri isolate RE-2024b chromosome 5, fPemKlu1.hap1, whole genome shotgun sequence, the DNA window GGGTCAACATCAAGCAGCATGTTTCTAAACTTACCAGTCACAAGAATGAATTAAAATTCAATGAAGATGTCCTGTTGCAACAACTACAACCTCATCTTTCTGACTATTTATTTACCGCTGCGTCTTTCAGTGAAGCCTGCTCGCTGTATTGCTTCATTAGAATCTATAatcaaataaagacataaataagGGGGCGATAACATGATACAAAGTCAAACTACTTTGCAGGTGACGGCTATAGACCAGGAGTCAGGAGATGCCACCTTTGCTTCTGTCGTGGTGGAGGTGCTATCTGAGGGACAATCAAGTGAGgacacacactagcacacagtCACTACTGATGGCCGATGAGAATGCAGGCTgagacaaactgtgtgtgtgtctgtctgtgaatgcTACAGTCCCTCATAGTCCACTGGGAGATGACCGTCCGATAAGCTGCACTGTGGGCAAAGCGTTGTTTCTGAGCATGGTGCTCATGACGGTCCTTGGGTGCATTCTGTCTGTGGTGATGTGgctgaagaagaaacacaagGGAAAGAGGGACCCACTGGAGAGAGGCTGTGTCGCCCAAGGAAAACACCCCAATGTGGTGAGCTATTAATCCCTGTGTTCTACATTCACATTTACCAAGATTTATTGGTCATTTTGAGTTTCTGAAATATTCTCTACTGCATATACTCCCACAGAGCTTACGGTGGTTCCAGCTGGTGAGTTATCTATTCACTTTTGAGGCTAATATTCATCCTTGTCTAACATTTCCTTCTCCCTGTCCTTAATAATCTCCACAGTTAACTGTTCTAGTCCTATTAAgagtacattttcattcattcatttttttcattcagccAGACAAAAACATTCTTCACTCAAGACCCACATTGCTTTTGTCCACATCTCGTAGCCTTCATGAGCAGATTTAGATCCTCAGTTGTGATGGAGGTTATTTGCGATACTAGTGTTGTAGTTTTCTTTCTCCAAATGTTGACCTGATGACTGTGGTTTCTCTTCAGCTGAGTTACCGTGGCGCCATGCCGCACATGGAGGATGTACCCTACAACAATGAGGAATATGGAACCTACAATCCCTCCTTCAACTTCCCAGACAAGCCCGGCGTCTACACCCATCAAGACCTCCCCTCCTGCCGAGGACCCGTTCCACCCAGGACGACCGCTGCACTCGACACCAGCTTCATCCCCTCCGAAACCGTCCATAGCCCTGTGGTCTTCAGCAATAATGTTTCTACACCAACTAAAAGCTCCTCTGGCTCACCCACCTTTCACCCAGCCGCTGTGGATGTGAGCCCCACACTTGTGGCTCAAGATGCTGCTCCTCCCAAAGAAACCCCTGGCTCACCGATGGACACATCCCTGGACTCCACTGAGGCGCTACGTGACACAAGTCCAAGCCCAGCAACCCCTGACGCCATTAGCACTCCACCGTTCACCTGTCCTGATTCAGAAACTCCACAAACAACCATGAGTGATGACCCTGCTGACCCCGTCACCAGCCCCTCCTCTCAGTCCAGTATTCCGTGGAGTCACACACGAATTGCTTCAGCCGAAATAGACAAACCCTTCTCCAAACCTCGTGTGAAGACACCCCCATATTCACCTTTACAGTCCTCACCCCTCCCCAGGCAGGTGAGCCCACCGCCACCCACTCCGGAGCAAGCACCGTTACAGGCCAAGCCGGTGCACATAGATAGGTCTCCCATGGATACACCTCCAGTAACACCAGACCCAACACCTGTGACTCTGAGCACAGACGTAGACCAACCCTCCACATCACTGGACCAAACGGACCAATCAGAACACCCAGATGGGGCTGAAGACTCCGGTAGTCCAGCTCAGGACAGAAGGCCCTCGACAAACTCAGGAGACAAGACGGggggtgaggatgatgatggtttCCTGGCAGAAAAGAACAGTGATGAGTTAGAGTCAGATGAAGAAGAGCTGCTTAGAGTGATGGCTCGTTGTAATCCCGTTTTTATCACGTTTAGTAAGTGATGTCACTGATTTTGCAGGCACTGAGAGTGACGGGGCTGAGGACAGAGAATGGAGGAGGTAAAGTGAAGGCGGATGGCACAAACAGCGAACACGTCACTGAGCGAGAAAAATACTCTGCAGCCTGGTTCTGCTGTGCTGTAGGTACTGCTGAGGACAGAATCCATACACGAGATATGCAGCACATGGGTtacatgttcacacactgtatactgtattaTGTAAACATTTAACAACACAACTGTAGGGCATAAAGTTGTTCCATTTATACCATAAAGTTAGCATAGATGACAGTAATGATCTTGAGTGCATGATGCAGTTAAAAAGAAGCACTCctttaaatcaaactttttaaGGATACAACATTCATTTCAAAGTGAGCACaagtaaaacaacaatgaaTCAGTTAtgaatcaaatattttacatgcGAATGTTTACAAATAATGATGggattgtttgtgtttttttttaagggtaAATCTATATGAAACCACAGATTGTAGAAAACTGCGAAAACACGAGTAAAGTTGTTGTCTAACTAAATCAATGAGCCAAGAGTTGTTATTAAAGTGAAAAGACAGGGGCACTAAAATCTGAGGGGAGGGTTTAAGTACATGCTGTGAGATGGTTAATCTTGGATGTAAAATTCAAAATGCTTAAACTAGGGTAAAGATTAGAGACATTCTGCATTAGGTGAAGTGTCATGTTATTTAAAAGTTTTGAACTTTTGACCTGACGGTGGCGCTAGCTGAGAAGTTAAGAGTTCATTCTGGCAACTGATGATATGACACTCAGAGGGGAAAATGTGACGTGGCAGCATGTAAACGTGCTTGTCCTATTAGCAAACTTATTTCAGTGGGTCTGTTAAGATTCACCTCCTGCAGATTAACCCACTTCCTCTAACGCCTTTGCACATGTGCATACAATATAAACTCACAGACATATTTGTCTGTAAACCCCTTGAGGCTGAATTTCCTAATGAATAGCATTAGGTGACTAAAACAGAGATAGGAAGACGTGTGTTGAGACGATGTAAAGTTTCAATTTACCGATCAGTTTTGATGGTCAATAAGGATGACTTGGGGCCATCAAACCTTATTTgggtaaatgaaaaaaacaagataaaacatgtttgacatGTAAATGAGCAAGAAAAAGCTCAGCGGAGTTACTATGGGGAGATTAGGGTGCAAATGATTCTCCTGAAAGCGATGGCGAGAGGAAAGAGGCCTGAAACAACAATCCAGAGGTCAGTGGATCAACAGCCTGAAGGACACCAGGAAACGGAGCATTTCCTAAAAAAGAAATGCTGGGAAAAGCAGTGAGTTATTAGAAATGTGgaacgttgtttttttttgtgacccACAGAAACAACTTCTGAGCACAGCAGCTTGGCTACAGACTACGATTATCACCCTGTCACTTGTAATAACAGCTGCCGTGTGAAGAACACCTGGTGGCGACTAGCGCTTAAGGTCGAAACAATCCCGCAGACTAAAAGCTCcaatattatttgtttttattgagaCATTCTTCTCAATCACAAAAACTGGACCTGATTGTTAGAGTGCTCAGTTTGCAGACCAACAACTTATTTACAGTAAAGTCACAAGTGAAAGGGTGGCCGCTGCAGTGAGCctgtaaaaaaacattatcatatACATTATAGTATACCATAAAAAATATCAACAGTGGTTATAAATGGTGGTAGTGATAATACAAGCATAACAAACATATTTAGGAGGGCAAAGTGTTGGAGGCGCAAAATGTAGAATTTTTCTCAAACTGCttacaaaacaagacaaatatttTTGCTTGGCACACAGATTAGTTCAGCTGAATCAAACACACCTCAAAATTTAACACCAAAATAAGGGAAAGTGAGGTGTCAGGAATACAAGTAAtaaatgtacacatgcacacacacacacacacacacacacacacacacacacacacgcacgcacacacacacaaactattgAGGTGatgagaaagaagaaaggaggcaACTTTGAGGGCAAAGCATCCATCAGTCTCTAAATTCATCTAGATTCCATCAACTAACACATAGCAGAAACGACTATTATTGTATGTAGGACCCGCAGCTTGAGCTAGCACGGGTGCTTTAGGGACCGGCATAACAAACAGCACGGTCCCCCCGATGGTACTGTATTGCACTAATCCAAATAGTCTTCATTGTCACTGGAATTTAATATTTACTCCACGTTCCAAACATCCTCTATTCCAGCAACACCACACTACGATCaattaaagacacagagagaaagtacAAGTGAAGCAGCGATTAGAATTTCAGTTTGGGCCCGATTACGTGATtagacagaggagcagaacaaATTCTATCGGCTAGAGATCAGCTTTACTCTTCACAGTCCAGTGCATTGCAAAAAGAAAGTGAGATTAACTATTCTGTATACTGCAAGTCTAAACTTTCTCTATCAAGGTTTCATAACAAAACATGGCTATTTCATAAAAGCATcctttcaaacaaaaaaaaaaaaaaaaggtaatctAACACTGTTGTTGTCCTTCGCCTGACCTGGAAAAGGGATAAGTGTAGTGTGGGGAAGTGGGGGAAAGGCTGGCGATATATATCCCACATTTAACGCATAACTGAGCATGAAGACACACTGGCCAAGCATGTACACATTACTCtgagtgttaatgtgtgtaCAAGGGGACACATTcaagaaatcaaataaattatCGTCCGTGGCGTTGGATTAGAAGAGCTCATCCTGTTTGAGATACTCCATCCACTGTCGGAGGGGTAAGATGGTACTCAAGACGAACACAGAGTCTTTGGAGGCAGGCGGGTATTTAGAACTCGTCGTGTCGAGTCAGAGCCTCTCCGAAGTCAGTCGCCTGGCTGCCCACGAACAGGTCGTACTTCTCCACGATTTCTGCCTTGGTCAGAAGGCCGTCCTGACGGAGGGAGAACAGCATCATACATCTCGTGTTCGTGTCagtctcttttttaaaaactgttacCAAAATATGGGGGTACCTAATGTTGCTACAATACAAACAAGGCTGAGATGAAAGCCTCCGTCTCCATCATGCGCTTTTCATACTTTGTTTGAACAGTAATTAAGCCTGATGGGACAAAGGCACATGAGGTGCCACTGGATGGctttcactgaaaaacaactGCAGGCATGTAACAAACACAGGTGATTTGAGCGAGTTGCGAAAAAGCAAACTCTAGACTTGGATATATTTTCTTTGCAATATCAACCAAATCTGTCACATCACAAATTTTCTCAGTATTTTGTAGGTGTACGTACTGGATAACAGTAAACAACTTGTGCTTTCGCACCAACAGTTCCTCTTCCTTCCAATATTTAAGTGAATGACACAGGAAGCAAAATTCATGACAATGATACATTtctgatgaaatgtgaaataatttaAACGTTCCTTAGAGTACATACCTTGTCTGTATCTGACTCATAGACCAGGTGCTTGGCTTCGGCCTCAGCATGGTCATAGTCACTTGGCAGGATCCAGTCTCTGGTCTCCTCCTTGTCCATCTTTCCGTCTTTGTTCTTGTCTCTGAATTCAGTAAActgttccctctctgtcttcaccCACTCAGGCTCTGTGGCGTCTCCCTCCTGGTTGTACATGTCACCTAAAGCACAGATAGGTAGAGCGTGAGCTGGGATTAGACCGctgatagacagatagacagatagatctTTTATGAGAATGGGCTACAAGAACTCACCTATGTACTCGTTTAAATCAATTAAACCATCTCCATTCTTGTCAATGTCTTCCATGGTTTCCTGTGGGAAGAAAAGGAGTGCACGTGGCAGTGAGAAGGGATGTAAAAGATACAGTGTTAGTGACATCATTTAACACCTATGTGAGTGCGTGTGCCTGTTTGTCACTCACCAGCACCACAATGTCTTTCATGTGGTCGTACTCCTCGGGGTGAAGGAAGGCTGTGAACTCCTCCTTGTTGGCTTTCATGTCACTATCTTggtcggccattttgaatctcCTCTCATCGCGAGCCATCATCTGCCTGTAGCTGAAGCCATCATCGGGGTCGGGGTCATCTGCAGGTCACAGGTCAAAGCTTTGTACAAGGTGTGCAAGCGTGgcacttgtgtgtctgtgtccgtGCAGTACGCTGGTAATACATCAGGGATTCATTAAATGCATGAAATGAGGATTGTCTGCAGCCTTACCAAGAATGTATCCATATGTGGCGTTCTTGTACTCCTCCCAGGACACCACCTCATCCCCATTGAGGTCATGACTCTTCCACTGTCGATCCACATCATCGTAGATCCACCTCTTCTGAGCGTGCTTGATCCACTTCTTCATCTCCTCAACTGTCACATAGCCATCTTTATCCTCGTCTATACGTTCAACCAACATGCTGTagagaaatgacagaaattTGGCAAACGGCTCGTTCCCTCGTTGTATTTAGTGGTTTGTCACCTCAGATAAACTTCAGTGCTCCCAGAGGTGAAGCCAGGTCATAACTACAGTAAAGCAAACAGTATTCTGCTACAGACGTCGATTACCACTATGGCTAGAGTGAAAGAATAACCCCAGTAATTTAAGAGGAGATTTAAACAGTCTCCCCGACGTGTTCTCACCCGAGCCTCTCCTTGCTCTCCTCAGGTGTGAGCTGGTCGAAGGTCTTGGCCTCATCTTGTCCCAGAAAGGCTTCATGATCATAGTCAAAATTCTCTGCGTCGTCATGCTCTCTGTTGCTGAGGGGTTCATCGTGGTGAACACGATCCTTCttctctgtgggtttgctgGTGGCGTAAACCACACAGAGAGCAAAGCACATGACAAGTGGCCGCAGCTCCATCCTGCGTATGTGAGGGAAACTGTCTGGACGAGGGGCAAAAAGACAACACCAATAGGCTGCAGTTATTCCTCAAGCTGTGCATTCtggcaaaaaaaaccaaaaaaccttTGTATTGCTTGTGTACCTAAATTTACAGAGCACTTTTCTGTCACTACTGCTCCCTAGAGCTGGAAtcaaatttgaaattattatgatttaattaatttgaaaatatattacAATCAAATATAATGGTTAAATATAATaagtaatataataaaaagtCAATATTCCCTGAttccagcttctaaaatgtgagtTTTTTCTGTTAATTCCTCTTTGACAGTAAAATTAATATCTTTAGGTtgtggacaaaataagacattagATGCTTTTGGAAACACTGATTgatatttttcacaaatttctGACATTATCCAAGCAACTAGTCGatcaattgagaaaataattgttaatgaAAATAACCGTTTGTTGTAGCACTTAAGCACAGCTTTTAAGGACGACTGAACTCAACAAATGCCAGAGTATGACTCAGAGTGCAAGCAAATACTCCGACTGTGAGGTGAATTGCTTGGCTAATCTGTTGCAGCTGATGCAATACCttatttgttctgctgctggTACTAACATCCTAAATATTTAATTACCACCAGCTCAACAGTTCtcaaaatattaacattatcattcatttgcaACGGTTTACAAATTACTTAACTGACACCTTCACAGTTTGAATCTATGATATTAGATATCATATTCAAATTATAAACTCGGTTTATCTGGTACATCTCAGAATAATGCAATCTAATACAACAGCCTTAAATTCTACCTTCATACTAGTTATAATGTTACAGTTATATAAGAGCTGTTTTAGATTTGATTGAAGTTTGAAGTCACTTTGTTGACTGGTACTGGTACTGAATTGTATTGCATTTCACCAAAATCCATTTATTATGTTTAAACTTCCCTCAGCGACACAAATGAGGTGGACACAATTATCaatataacacaaaataattcaaagcACCAACAGCTTCCAACATAATTTAAAGTTTAATCAACATTTTACTAAAACAGTCCAGCTTAAACTGAACACTGAAACCTTCGTGGAGATATGATTTatcctgctgtgtttcactACATTAGCTTTAATTAAATGAAgctaataaactggcaaattaacattttgatcATGTTGGCCGCTTCAGTGTGACACATCACCATGTCTGCGCTCTCACTTTCACTCATCTCCTGACACCTTAAATCTTTCCATCGTCTTTAAATCACGGGTCAGCAGCAACACTTCATGCCCGTGAGGACCAGTCAGTTACCGTCTACATCCAAACCCAAGTTTAGGGACTAGGTTTACATTAGACTGGCTAACCTAGCGAACAGATAGTTTTACCTGCTGACCTGCAGTTTCACTCGTCCTGTGACGATAAATAAGCAACTATATAACTGTCCATGTTGTGTATTTCTAAACACTAGCAATGGAAGAACTACATTTGAGTTAACTTCTGTATTTTAATACAAATTTAATCTAGAGGACTCACCGGCGTCTTCAGGGAAGTTCTTCGCTGCAGTTTAAGTCCCGCCTCCCGGAAACACACCCATGCACTTCCTGTGCTAAAACGCCAACAGACCAATCAGAGTCCGAGAGGGCGAGTGCGATGTCGCTCGCTGATTGGTCCACTTCAAGGGAACACCGATGATTGGATTGGCCGAGAACCGCCACGTCCTCAAAGTCAACAAAACCTCGTTCATTCACAAAACGGACTCCAGTGTCTGGGACAGGTAAGCTTCATAAAAGCAGCCCCAAAACCACGATAAAACACAACGAACTGCAGTAGAAAtgctatttatttcattcatctACAGTTTTTAATAGCATAATACGAATGTAACTTAATTGACAGACTTTTGCTCTGTAATCAAATGCTAAATCCACACACATCACCTGTAGCagaaattaaacaacaaaataaagatgGCAGGTTTTCAATGAGTCCAATTCATTTAAGTAGCAAACAAAAGCCTTTATTTCTTTTGGCTTTAACACTGTGAATCAGTAGTCATAAGAGTGCTgacaaagcaaataaaacaacaatttatgacaaatcagaaaaattggaactttacattttaaagtcaAGTACTCTCCTCActtctttaaatgcataaatggCTCGTTCTCCAATGAGCACATATCTCTGCTATATCTTCAATCTGATTTCTTCCCCTCTGCtgattaaatattcatcacaatcaatggaaacaaaaacaaaaaatgatgtGAGAGAAGCACAATAACAGGACCTCCTGCTGCTACGCTGAGGGTGTCCTCCACATTTCAGTAACCATATTTATGTTctgtattaaatattaaattcacTGATTTTGAGGCTCAGCGAAGAAGAGTAGATTCACAGTAatagttttcctttttattgcTTAACTGTATAAatccaacagtctttgaaatGTCTTCTTCAGACATAGAGTTCTTCACAGCCTGCCAAACACTGGTGTCTCTACATTTGTACAAGGAGTTCATATTATAGCAAAGCCTCCATATCTCAGCTCACTGCTGAGTCCTCCAAATCTGCATTATCCATTTCCTCTTCTGCCTCTTCCTGTTCATTGGCATTTTCTTCTGGACTGGACAGACAGGTTGTATCCCTCTGTTCACCACTGTCACCACCTCCTGCCGGGACAGCACAAAAAggcattttcagtttttaacaaTGTTGTGTAAAATTCAGTCTATTTCATATTATGCAGCTTTCTCCTAAACGCAACactgaataaaatgtgtgttacaAAACACAAGTTATACGAAATGTACTAGAAGAAAGAGAACAGATTTTGCACCATGGTGACTTTAACTGTTTTGGCTCACCCGTACTTGTTTCACCCTCTTTCTTCTCAGTGAGGAAGATTCGTTGCATCATTAGTTTCTTCACAGTGTGACACATGTACTTGAGCTCCGGACCAGCGTCGCCTTTTCCTACAGATATACGTCAAAATAATAAGACGATAAgcaaaaagaaagcaagaagTACATTCTGAAGCATAAATGAGacacaacaataataaaaataaatgtaaaaaaaaataaaaagtctgacaccccttaaacacacacacgcacacagtagaaaataataaaaataaagaaaaaacactgaatgagaaggtgtgtccaattgcatatataaataaagagagGGGGGGTGCTTACCTTTCTGCTGTCCCTCCTCGAACAGCACACAGGTTCCCATAGCATCTTTGAAAATCAAAAGATAGTAAATAAAACTTTGGttctttttaatgataaaatctgTTATAGAGCTCTTTGAGGCACTTTTGTGCACCATTCTGACAAACTATGCTCGTTAAAAAAATACCTCTTTGTCCATGAGGTCTATtgcaaaaacaagacaacagaaATGCCACTGACTCCATGACTATCAGACTGAAAGAGCAGGTCATTCGTT includes these proteins:
- the calub gene encoding calumenin-B, which encodes MELRPLVMCFALCVVYATSKPTEKKDRVHHDEPLSNREHDDAENFDYDHEAFLGQDEAKTFDQLTPEESKERLGMLVERIDEDKDGYVTVEEMKKWIKHAQKRWIYDDVDRQWKSHDLNGDEVVSWEEYKNATYGYILDDPDPDDGFSYRQMMARDERRFKMADQDSDMKANKEEFTAFLHPEEYDHMKDIVVLETMEDIDKNGDGLIDLNEYIGDMYNQEGDATEPEWVKTEREQFTEFRDKNKDGKMDKEETRDWILPSDYDHAEAEAKHLVYESDTDKDGLLTKAEIVEKYDLFVGSQATDFGEALTRHDEF
- the gtf3c6 gene encoding general transcription factor 3C polypeptide 6 isoform X2; the protein is MDDEWEEEEQLVVVELSGIINNDFMSKCRGTCKILDIDSEKPMMQVGQYVFAGEYEDAMGTCVLFEEGQQKGKGDAGPELKYMCHTVKKLMMQRIFLTEKKEGETRGGDSGEQRDTTCLSSPEENANEQEEAEEEMDNADLEDSAVS
- the gtf3c6 gene encoding general transcription factor 3C polypeptide 6 isoform X1 gives rise to the protein MDDEWEEEEQLVVVELSGIINNDFMSKCRGTCKILDIDSEKPMMQVGQYVFAGEYEDAMGTCVLFEEGQQKGKGDAGPELKYMCHTVKKLMMQRIFLTEKKEGETSTGGGDSGEQRDTTCLSSPEENANEQEEAEEEMDNADLEDSAVS